From the genome of Candidatus Tectomicrobia bacterium:
CGCCGCGGAAAAACCGAAGGAGCAGGTCCGCAGCATGAACCCGCTGAAGGCGTCCAAGCGCGCGGCGCGAGGCGGCTGAGGAAGGACATGGCCCAGATCGACGTGCATGACTTGAGCGGCAAGGTGGTGGGGCAGTTCGAGCTGCCCGACGCCGTCTTCGACGGGGAGGTGAAGCTCCACCTCATCCATCAGATGGTGAAGGCCCAGCTCGCCAGCCGCCGCGCCGGGACCCATTCGACGCTGACGCGGAGCGAGATCCACGGGACGAACGCGAAGCCCTGGCGGCAGAAGGGCACCGGCCGCGCCCGGGCGGGCGACGTGAAATCGCCCCTCTGGCGGCACGGGGGCACCATCTTCGGCCCCAAGCCCCGCAGCTACGACCAGAAGGTGAACCGCAAGGCGCGCCGCACGGCGCTCAAGAGCGCGCTGAACCTGAGGTGGAAGGAAGGACGCCTCAAGGTGGTAGCGGACTTCGACCTGCCCGAGGCCAAGACGCGCCTGATGACGGGCGCCCTCCGCAGCCTCCAGGCCGAGGGCAAGACCCTCATGGTGACCGAGGCCGACCGCCCGAACTTCCTCCTCTCGGTGCGGAACATCCCGGGCACGAAGCCCATCCGGGTGGAAGGGCTCAACGTCTACGACATCATGTGGCACGAAACCCTCGTGTGCACGAAAGCGGCCCTCACGGCCATCGCCGAGAGGCTGACGGGCTCGGAAAGGCTGGCGGGCTGACATGGAGACGACGCAGATCATCCGGCGGCCTTGCGTGACGGAGAAGAGCATCCAGTCCTCCGAGGCGGCCAACAAGGTGGTGTTCGAAGTGGACATGCGGGCGAACAAGACCCAGGTGAAGAAGGCCGTCGAGGAGCTCTTCAAGGTGACGGTCCTCAAGGTGAACACCTTGTGGATGCCGGCCAAGCAGGTCCGCATGGGCAAGCGGGCGGGGATGCGCCCCGCCTGGAAGAAGGCGGTGGTCACCCTCAAAGAGGGCGACAAGATCGAGTTCTTCGAGACGGCTTAGGCCCGGAGGCTTCAGGAAATGCCGGTCAAGAGATACAAGCCAGTGACCCCCGCGAGCCGATTCCAGGAGGTCCTCGTCCGGGACGACCTGACGAAGAAGCCCCCCGAGAAGGCCCTCACCCAGGGCATGTCGAAGTCGGGCGGCCGCAACAACAACGGCCGCATCACCGCCTACCACCGGGGCGGCGGGCACAAGCGCCGCTACCGCGCCATCGACTTCCGGCGCGAGAAAGCCGGCGTGCCGGCCACGGTGCGGGCCATCGAGTACGACCCGAACCGCTCGGCTCGTGTGGCCCTGCTGGTCTACGCGGACGGCGAGAAGCGCTACATCCTCGCCCCCAAGGGCCTCCAGGTGGGCGACAAGGTGGAGTCCGGGCCCCGGGCCGACATCAAGCCGGGGAACGCCTTGCCGGTGGCCAGCATCCCCCTGGGGACGCTTTGCCACAACATCGAGCTCCGGCCGGGCGGCGGCGCCCGCATCGCCCGCAGCGCGGGGGTGAGCGCCCAGCTCATGGCGAAGGAGGGCCGCTACGCCCAATTCCGCCTGGCCTCGGGCGAGGTGCGGATGATCCACCTGACCTGCAGCGCCACCATCGGCGAGGTGGGCAACGCCGACCACGCCAACGTGAGCATCGGCAAGGCCGGCCGCGTCCGCTGGATGGGGTGGCGGCCGGTGGTCCGCGGCGTGGCCATGAACCCGGTCGATCACCCGCTGGGAGGCGGCGAGGGCAAGAGTTCGGGTGGGCGCCATCCCTGCACCCCCTGGGGCAAGCCCACCAAGGGCTATAAGACGCGCACGAAGAACAAGGCGTCGTCGAAGTTCATCGTCCGGCGCAGGGGCAAGAAGTAGGATTCCGAGAGGGGGAAGGAAGAGCCATGGCCCGTTCGCTGCATAAAGGCCCGTTCGTGGACGACCACCTGCTGAAGAAGGTCCAGGCCCAGGGCCGGGGCGGCGAGAAGCGCATGATCCGGACCTGGTCGCGCCGCTCCACCATCACGCCGGAGTTCGTGGGTCTCACCTTCGCGGTCCACAACGGCAAGAAGTTCATCCCGGTGTACGTGACGGAGAACATGGTCGGCTTCAAGCTGGGCGATTTCTCGCCGACCCGGACCTTCAAGTCCCACTCCGGCATCACCAAGCGTGCCATCACGCTGAAGTAGGGTGAGGAGAAGGAAGATGTCCAAGGCGACGCTGAAGCATCTCCGGGGCAAGCCGCGTAAGACGCGCCTGCTGGCCGATCTCATCCGTGGCAAGCGCGCCTCCGTGGCGCTGACGCTTCTGAGCCTCTCGACGGCCTCCTCCGCCAAGGCCATGGCCAAGGTGCTCCGCTCCGCGCTGGCGAACGCGACCGACCGCGGCCAGGCCGACGACCCGGAGAGCCTCGTCGTCCAGCGCGTGACGGTGGACCAGGGCCCCGTCCTCAAGCGGTTCCGGGCCCGCGCGCGGGGGCGCATGAACCACATCCGGAAGCGGAGCTGCCACGTCAACGTGGTGCTCGGCGAGAGTAAGTAGAGCAGAGAGGGAGAACGCATGGGCCAGAAAGTTCATCCCGTAGGGTTCCGGGTGGGCATCACCCGCGGCTGGGTTTCCACTTGGTTCGCCAAGCGGGGCTACGCGGACCTCCTGCACGGCGACCTGAAGGTGCGCGATTTCGTGAAGAAGCGCCTCACCCACGCCGGCGTGAGCAGCGTGGAGATCGAGCGGGCCAGCAACCGCGCCCGGATCAACATCTGGACGGCGCGGCCGGGCATCATCATCGGCAAGCGCGGCTCCGAGGTGGACAAGCTCAAGGCCGAGCTCCAGGAGCTCACCGGCAAGCAGATCTACGTGAACATCAAGGAGGTCCGGAAGGCCGAGGTGGACGCCCAGCTCGTGGCCGAGAACATCGCCATGCAGCTCGAGCGGCGCATCGCCTTCCGGCGGGCCATGAAGAAGGCCGTCACCTCCGCCCTCCGCTTCGGCGCCAAGGGCATCAAGGTGCGCTGCGCGGGCCGCCTCGGCGGGGCGGAGATCGCCCGCTCCGAGTGGTACCGCGAGGGCCGGGTGCCGCTCCAGACGCTGCGCGCCGACATCGACTACGGCTTCGCCGAGGCCCGCACCACCTACGGGGCCATCGGCGTTAAGGTTTGGATCTTCCGGGGCGAGATGATCCGGTCGGCGCGGCGGCGTCCGCAGGCCGAGACGCCCGCGCCCACGGCTTCTTAAAGAGACGGAGCAGGCAGCGCCATGTTGCAGCCCAAGCGGACGAAGTACCGCAAGCAGCAGAAGGGACGGACGCGGGGAGCGGCGACCCGGGGCACGGAGCTCGCCTTCGGGACCTTCGGCCTCCAGACGCTGGAGACGATCCGGATCACGGCCCGCCAGATCGAGGCCGCCCGCATCGCCATGACCCGCCACATCAAGCGCGGCGGCCGCATCTGGATCCGGATTTTTCCGGACAAGCCCGTGAGCAAGAAGCCCGCCGAGGTCCGCATGGGCAAGGGCAAGGGCACGCCCGAGGCCTGGGTCGCCCCGGTGCAGGCGGGCCGCATCCTCTACGAGATGGACGGGGTCACCGAGGCCGTGGCGAAGGAGGCCCTCCGCCTGGCGGCCCACAAGCTCCCCTGCAAGACGCGGGTGGTGAGCACGCAAGGAGGGGCGCGGTGAAGTTCTCCCAGGTGCATGAGCTGAGCCCCGAGGAGCTGGCTCAAAAGGAAGGCGAGATCCGGAAGGAACTCTTCAACCTGAAATTCCGGAAGGCGACCGGGCAGCTCGACAACACGGCCCGCGTCCGGAATCTCAAGCGGGACCTCGCCCGGGTGCTCACCAGTCAGAAACAGCGGGAGGCCCAGGCCCCCGCGGGAGGAAAGTGAGGCATGCCGGAGAGCGAACGGGGCCGCCGGAAGGTCCGCATCGGGATGGTGGTCAGCAACAAGATGGACAAGACGGCCGCCGTGCTCGTCACGCGGACGTTCGCCCACTCCAAGTTCAAGCGGGTCATCCGCCGGAGCAAGAAGTACCTCGTGCACGACGCCGAGAACGCGCTCCAGGTCGGCGACTTCGTGCGCATCGTCGAGACCCGTCCCCTCAGCCGGCGCAAGCACTGGCGCCTGCTCGAGGTGATCGAGCATTCTAAGTAGCGGGCGGGAGAGAGGGCAGGTCCGATGATCCAGATGAGAACCATGTGCAGCGTCGCCGACAACTCCGGCGCCAAGAAGGTCCAGTGCATCAAGGTCCTGGGCGGCACCCGGCGGCGCTACGCGGGCGTGGGCGACATCATTGTGGTCGCCGTGAAGGAGGCCACCCCGAACGCCGGGGTCAAGAAGGGCGAGGTCCGCAAGGCCGTCGTGGTCCGCACGGTGAAGGAGACGGGCCGCGAGGACGGCACCTACATCCGGTTCGACGACAACGCCGTGGTCATCATCAACGACGTGCGCGAGCCGGTGGGCACCCGCATTTTCGGCCCGGTGGCTCGGGAGCTGAGGCGCAAGCGTTTCATGCGCATCGTCTCCCTGGCCCCCGAGGTCCTGTGAGGTTTCGCCGATGGGCGGAAGCGGCAAGACGCACGTGAAGAAGGGCGATATCGTCGAGGTGATCTCCGGCCGGGAGAAGGGGAAGCGCGGCAAGGTCCTCCGGGTGCTCAAGGAGGAGAGCCGGGTCATCGTCGAGAAGCTCAACATGATCAAGCGGCACACGAAGGCCCGCCAGGCGGGGCAGCAGGGCGGCATTATCGAGCGGGAGGGCAAGATCCACATCAGCAACGTGCTGCCCGTGGATCCCAAGACCACCAAGGCCTCGCGGGTGAAGCGCAGGCGCCTGGAGGACGGCCGCCGCGTCCGGGTGACGCAGCGGAGCGGCGAGCTCCTGGACACGGTCTAGCGAGCGCTTGGAGCGTAGGGAAATGGCATACATTCCGCGGATGCTGGAGTTTTACCGCACCCAGGTGACGGAACAGCTGCGCAAGGAGTTCGGCTACAAGAACGTCATGCAGGTGCCGCGCCCGGTCAAGGTCACGCTGAACATGGGGCTGGGCGAGGCCGTGGCGAACGCCTCAGTGCTGGAGAACGGGGTGAACGAGCTCACCATCATCTCCGGCCAGAAGCCGGTGGTGACGCGGGCCCGCAAGTCCATCGCCAACTTCAAGCTGCGGGCGGGGATGCCGATCGGCGCGATGGTCACGCTCCGCGGCCTGAGGATGTGGGACTTCCTCGACCGGCTCGTGAACGTGGCGCTTCCCCGCGTGCGGGACTTCCGCGGCCTGAGCCCGAAGTCGTTCGACGGGCGGGGGAACTTCAGCATCGGCATCCGGGACCAGCTCATCTTCCCGGAGATCGACGTGGACAAGGTGGACAAGGCGCGCGGCCTGGGGGTGGTCATCTCCACCACCGCCCGGACGGACGAAGAGGGAAGGGCCCTGCTCCGGCTGCTTGGGGTCCCCTTCCGGACGAACTGACAAGGGGCGGGAGGTCGGATTTGGCCAAGCTTTGCAAGATCGCCAAGCAGCTTCAGAAGCCGAAGTTCGGGGTTCGCTTCCACAACCGCTGCCTGCGGTGCGGGCGGCCGCGCGGCTACCTGAGGCGTTTCAAGCTGTGCAGGATTTGCTTCAGGAACCTCGCCCTCCAGGGAGAGATCCCTGGAGTGACGAAGTCGAGCTGGTGAGAGGAGGGGCGCGGACATGAGCATGACCGATCCTATCGCCGACCTTCTCACGCGCGTCCGCAACGCGGCGCGGGCCGGCCACACGAGGGTGGAGGTCCCGGCCGGCCGGATGAAGGGCGAGATTCTCGGCATCCTCCGGGCGCAGGGCTTCATTCAGAGCTACGACTCGAAGCCTGGCCAGGGCGGGCAGGAGCTCCTGGTGATCAGCCTGAAGTCCCCGGTGAAGGGCAAGAACCCCCTCAACGGGCTGCGGCGGGTGAGCAAGCCGGGGCGGCGGGTGTACGTGGGCAAGGAAGACATTCCCAAGGTGCTGAACGGCATGGGGATCGCTATCCTCACCACCCCCAAGGGAATCCTCACGGACGAGGAAGCCCGGGCGCAGGGCGTGGGAGGAGAGGTGATCTGCGAGATTTGGTGAGGGCTGCGTAATGTCCCGTATCGGAAGAATGCCCATCCCCCTCCCGGCGGGGGTCGAGGTGAAGGTGGATGGCCAAGCCGTCACGGTCAAGGGGCCCAAGGGCTCTCTCAGCCGCCAGGTCCACCCGCGCATGAAGGTGGAGGTGGCCGGCGGCCGGGTGACGGTGAGCCGGCCCACCGACGGGCGGCTCGACCGGTCCTTGCACGGCCTCACGCGGACCCTCCTGGCCAACATGGTCGAGGGCGTCTCCAAGGGCTACGAGAAGGAGCTCGAGGTGGTCGGCCTTGGCTACCGGGTGGAGGCCCAGGGCAAGGGCCTCGTCCTCAGCGTAGGCTATTCGCACCAAGTGCGGGTCGAGGCCGTCGAGGGGATCGCCTTCGAGGTCCAGAGCGACCGCCAGCGGAACGCGATCAAGGTGAAGGGCATCGACAAGGAAGTGGTCGGCTACGTGGCTTCCGAAATCCGGCGCATCATGCCCCCCGAGCCCTTCAAGGGCAAGGGAATCCGCTACACGGGCGAGTACGTGCGCCGCAAGGTCGGCAAGGCGGGCGTCTAGCCCGGGGAGGACTGAACGGTGGCTGTGGCGAAAAAGCAGCTGGCATGGCAGGCCCGCAAGGCGCGGGTGCGCAAGCGGGTGAGCGGGACGGCCGACCGGCCCCGCATCACCGTCTTCCGCAGCGGAAAGCACATCTACGCCCAGCTGATCGACGATCGTACGGGCCGCACCATCGCGTCCGCCTCCTCGCGGGAGGAGGCGTTCGCGGCGCAGGCTGGGTCCGCCGAGAAGGTGCACGCGGGCAACCGGGCCGGGGCCGCCATCGTGGGCAAGCTGCTGGGCGATCGGGCGAAGGCCCAGGGCGTCGCCCAGGTGGTGTTCGACCGGAACGGCTATCTGTACCACGGCCGGGTGAAGGCCCTGGCCGACGGGGTCCGTGAGACGGGGGTGAAGTTCTGATGGCGCGTGAACCGAGGGGTGGTCCCAGGAACCAGCCGGAGCCCGAAGAGCGGGAGTTCGTGGACCGCGTCATCTTCGTGAACCGCGTGGCCAAGGTGGTCAAGGGCGGCCGGCGCTTCAGCTTCAGCGCCCTGGTGACGGTGGGCGACCGCAAGGGCCAGGTGGGGCTGGGCCTCGGCAAGGCGAACGAGGTGCCCGAGGCCATCCGCAAGGGCATCGAGCGGGCCCGCAAGTCCATGGTGCGGGTTTCGCTGGACGGGGACACGATTCCCCACCAGGTGCTGGGGCACTACGGGGCGGGACGGGTCCTCCTCAAGCCGGCCGCGCGGGGGACGGGCGTCATCGCCGGTGGTTCGGTGCGCGCGGTGCTGGACGTGGCCGGGGTGCGGGACATCCTCACGAAGTGCATCGGGACGAGCAACCCGCACAACGCGGCCAAGGCGGCCCTGGCGGGACTGAAGTCGCTGCGCAAGCGCGACGAGGTGCTCTCGGTCCGCGGCGTCGCGGCGGCGGGCGCCCCTCAGGCCCGGTCCTAAGGAGCGGCGGCGATGGCGGATCAGATCAAGATCACCCTGAAGAAGAGCGTCTCGGGCTCGAAGCCCGTTCACCGCGAGGCGCTCCGGGGCCTGGGGCTCCGGCGGATCAACCAGAGCGTGTACCGCAAGGACAACCCCAGCATCCGGGGCTTGATTTTCCAGGTGAAGCACCTGGTGGACGTGGAGGAGGGGGCCTAGGCCCCCGGAGGAACGATGGCCGATAAAAACCAAGGCGAAGGGCGCGTGACCGGCCTGGGCGACCTGCGCGGGAAGCCGGGCGCCACCCACAGCCGCAAGCGCGTGGGGCGCGGGCCGGGCTCCGGAATGGGGAAGACCTCCACCCGCGGCCACAAGGGCGCCAAGGCGCGCTCGGGCAACAAGAAGAAGCCCGGCTACGAGGGCGGCCAGATGCCCATCCAGCGGCGGCTGCCCAAGCGGGGCTTCCGGAACATCTTCGCCAAGGATTTTTCCGAGGTGAACGTGGGCCGGCTGGACCGCTTCGAGGCAGGGTCCGCCGTGGACGCGGCGGCCCTGCGCGCGAGCGGCCTGGTCCGCAAGCTCGCGGCCAACGGCGTGAAGCTGCTCGGGACGGGCGAAGTCAGCCGGGCCCTGCACCTGAAGGTCCAGGCCTGCAGCGAGTCGGCCCGGAAGAAGGTGGAGGGCGCGGGCGGCAGCGTCGAGGTGATTCCGCTGAAGGCCGCCCAGGGAGCGAGCGCGTGAGGGAAGGGGCCGTCCCCAATATTTTCCAGATTCCCGAGCTGAGGAACCGCATCCTCTTCACGCTGGGAATCCTGGCGGTGTACCGCGTGGGGGCGCACATCCCGACGCCGGGCATCGACACGGTGGCGCTGGCCGCCTTCTTCCAGGAGCTCTCCCGGGGCGGCGGCACCATCATGCAGTTCTTCGACCTCTTCACCGGAGGCGCCCTGAGCCAGCTCACCATCTTCGCGCTGGGGATCATGCCTTACATCAGCGCCTCCATCATCCTGGAGCTGCTGACGGTGGTCATCCCCCACCTCGAGCGCCTCAAGAAGGAGGGCGAGGCGGGACGCAAGAAGATCAACCAGTACACCCGCTACGGCACGGTGGTGCTCTCCACCATCCAGGGCTTCGGGATCGCCATCGGCATCGAGCGGATGACGGCGCCCACGGGCGCCCTGGTGGTGCCCGATCCGGGCTGGGGCTTCAGGCTTCTGACGGTCCTGACGCTGGTGGCGGGCACGGCCTTTATCATGTGGCTGGGCGAGCAGATCACGGAACGCGGCATCGGGAATGGCATCTCGCTCCTCATCTTCGCGGGGATCGTGGCCGGGCTGCCCAGCGCGATCTTCAACTCGTTCCGGCTGATGGGCACGGGGGAGATCCAGCCCTTCGTGATGATCCTGCTGGTCATCGGGATGATCGGCGTCGTGGGGCTGGTGGTGTGGTTCGAGGCGGGACAGAGGCGAATACGGGTGCAGTACGCCAAGCGCATCGTGGGGCGCCGGATGGCGGGGGGGCAGGAGACCCATCTCCCCCTCAAGGTGAACACCTCGGGCGTCATCCCCCCGATCTTCGCGAGTTCGATCATCCTCTTTCCGGCCACCATCGCCGAATTTTCCGGCGTCCCCTGGATGCGGGACCTGAGCGCCCAGCTCACCCGCGGCGGTTGGGTGTATGTGGTCCTCACGGCGTCGCTGATCTTCTTTTTCGCGTACTTCTACACGTCCATCATCTTCAATCCGATGGATGTGGCGGAGAACCTCCGGAAGTACGGCGGCTTCATTCCCGGCCGGCGGCCCGGGCGCCCGACGGCCGAATACATCGACCGGGTGCTCAGCCGCCTCACCTTCCTGGGGGCTATTTACCTGAGCGCGATCGTCATCCTGCCCACCTATCTCATCCAGTGGTTCAACGTTCCCTTCTTCTTCGGGGGCACGGCGCTGCTGATCGTGGTAGGGGTGGCGGTGGACACCCAGAGGCAGATCGAGAGCCACCTGGTGATGCGCAACTACGAGGGTTTCCTGAGGAGAGGCCGCGTCCGCGGGAGGACAGGGTGAGCGTAAAGCTCGTATTGCTGGGTCCTCCCGGCTCGGGAAAAGGGACGCAGGGAATCCTGCTGAGCAAGTTCTACGGCATACCGCAGATCTCGACCGGGGACATGCTCCGGGAGGCGGTGGCCGAGGGCTCGGAGCTGGGGAAGCGGGTCCAGGGGCATCTCACGAAGGGCCAACTGGTCCCGGACGACGTGATCATCTCCATCGTCGAGGAACGGGTCAGCCGGCCCGACTGCGCCCAGGGGTTCATCCTGGACGGTTTTCCGAGGACGGTGGACCAGGCGCGCGCCCTCGAGCGCGACCTGAGCGATGGGATCGACGCGGTCGTATACCTCCAGGTGCCGAGAGAGGAGGTCATGGCCCGGCTGGCGGGGAGACTGACCTGCCGCAAGTGCAAGTCGGTCTTCCCGAAGGTGGACACCTCCCTGTGCCCGGTCTGCGGAGGCGACCTCTACCAGCGCGACGACGACATGAGCAGCACGGTGGAGCACCGCCTGAAGGTGTTCGAGGAGCACACGGCCCCGCTCGTGGACTTCTACCGCACCTTGGGCAAGGTCCTCGAGATCGACGGCACGGGCCCGGTGGAGCGGGTGGCGCAGCGTGTGGAGGGCGAAATCGCCCGGGTGCTGGCGTGACATGGCCATCATGCTTCGCTCTCCGGAGGAGGTGGAGAAGCTCCGGGCCAGCAACCGGGCCGTGGCGCTGGTGATGAAGGAACTGAGAAAAGTCGTGAAGGCGGGAGTGACCACCCTGGAGCTGGACGCCCTGGCCGAGAAGCTCCTTCTCGACATGGGCGCCAAGCCGGCCTTCAAGGGCTACCGGGGTTACAGGCACACCATTTGCGCCTCGGTGAACGAGGAGGTCGTGCATGGCATCCCGTCCAAGCGGAAACTCAAGGAGGGGGACATCATCAGCATCGATATCGGCGCCAAGCTGAACGGCTATTACGGCGACCACGCGGCCACCCTCCCGGTGGGGCAGGTGAGCGGCGCGGCGCGGCGCCTCATCCGCTGCTGCGAGCAGGCCCTCGTGAGAGGGATCGAGAAGGCGCGCTCCGGCAACCGCCTTTTCGACATCTCGCACGCCATCCAGGCGCACGCCGAGGAGGCGGGCTTCTCGGTGGTCCGGGCCTACGTCGGGCACGGCATCGGGACGAACCTTCACGAGGAGCCCCAGGTCCCCAATTTTGGCGATCCCGGGACGGGTCCCGAGCTCAAGCCGGGCATGGTGCTGGCCATTGAGCCGATGCTCAACGCGGGGGTGGCGGACGTGAAGGTGCTCGGCGACGAGTGGACCGTGGTAACGGCCGATTCCAAGCTCTCGGCCCATTTCGAGCACACGCTGGCCATCTCCGATGACGGGCCGGACGTGCTGAGCCTGGCCTCATGAGAAAGCCGCGCCGGTCGTCCGGGGGTGGCTCCAGGGGGAAGGGGCGCCCCCCGCGCGAGCGCGAGGAAAGGGCGCCGAAAGAGGACGTCATCGAGATCGACGGGGTCGTGGCCGAGACGCTGCCCAACGCCATGTTCCGGGTCGAGATCGAGGGCGGGCACAAGGTGCTGGCGCACATCTCCGGCAAGATGCGGATGAACTTCATCCGGATCCTGCCGGGCGACGCCGTGAAGGTGGAGCTGTCGCCCTACGACCTGACGCGGGGGCGGATCACGAGCCGTTACAAGTAGCCGAGGAATGAAGCCATGAAAGTGCGCAGTTCGGTGAAGCCTATCTGTGACAAGTGCAAGGTGATTCGGCGCAAGGGCGTCGTCCGCGTCCTCTGCACCAATCCCAAACACAAGCAGCGCCAGGGCTAGCCGGCGGCGCTGGAGGGAGAAGGCGATGGCACGCATCGCGGGGGTGGACATCCCGAACGACAAGAACGTGGAGATCGCGCTCACCTACATCTTCGGCATCGGGCGTCCCTCCGCGCTGAAGATAACCGGGGACGCGAAAATCCCAGTC
Proteins encoded in this window:
- the rpmJ gene encoding 50S ribosomal protein L36, whose amino-acid sequence is MKVRSSVKPICDKCKVIRRKGVVRVLCTNPKHKQRQG
- the infA gene encoding translation initiation factor IF-1: MRKPRRSSGGGSRGKGRPPREREERAPKEDVIEIDGVVAETLPNAMFRVEIEGGHKVLAHISGKMRMNFIRILPGDAVKVELSPYDLTRGRITSRYK
- the map gene encoding type I methionyl aminopeptidase, coding for MAIMLRSPEEVEKLRASNRAVALVMKELRKVVKAGVTTLELDALAEKLLLDMGAKPAFKGYRGYRHTICASVNEEVVHGIPSKRKLKEGDIISIDIGAKLNGYYGDHAATLPVGQVSGAARRLIRCCEQALVRGIEKARSGNRLFDISHAIQAHAEEAGFSVVRAYVGHGIGTNLHEEPQVPNFGDPGTGPELKPGMVLAIEPMLNAGVADVKVLGDEWTVVTADSKLSAHFEHTLAISDDGPDVLSLAS
- a CDS encoding adenylate kinase; amino-acid sequence: MSVKLVLLGPPGSGKGTQGILLSKFYGIPQISTGDMLREAVAEGSELGKRVQGHLTKGQLVPDDVIISIVEERVSRPDCAQGFILDGFPRTVDQARALERDLSDGIDAVVYLQVPREEVMARLAGRLTCRKCKSVFPKVDTSLCPVCGGDLYQRDDDMSSTVEHRLKVFEEHTAPLVDFYRTLGKVLEIDGTGPVERVAQRVEGEIARVLA